From the Microplitis mediator isolate UGA2020A chromosome 6, iyMicMedi2.1, whole genome shotgun sequence genome, one window contains:
- the LOC130670454 gene encoding uncharacterized protein LOC130670454 yields MLNISRARSHLTILGIGAAKAGHTRGCATLTLRSYHSDQPLTIKAHILSGLTARLPSDQVQNTDLAQYSHLTLADPEFGTPGPTDVILGADYYGQVITGEIIKCKSPGLLAQNTIFGWIIIGPVQARLNEPLRIHHAVSNHHDQDLQDLLTRFWLQGEVSPTQLRSLTPEEEACEAHFRDTHTRDSSGRYIVRLPLVSNPQQLGNSYTAARRCLQHLMRRLDHDARLKTLYMNFMAEYLELKHMVPAASSTSSIQYFLPHHGVLKEDNNNFKIRVVFNGSKPTSSGLSLNDIMHTGPKLLVNIFDVLISSRQHRFIFITDVTKMYRQILVHERDQGLQQILWFDKEGNIIPFKLTTVTYGTKSAPFLAVRALIQLVEDEGHRFPLAIDPLTKGRYVDDISGGADDLESLQAVADDIEGLCKAGGFPLAKWASNHRKLLQLNRAEAITKYKIEDPEVSTKILGMYWSSNKDQFSFKHSPSCSTQPCTKRAILSEIAQIFDPLGFLSPLIFQAKMFMQELWLVKLGWDTPLSAELRQKWISFKTQLNMIHIIKIPRWIHSSTNSALEIHGFSDWRWLR; encoded by the coding sequence ATGCTCAATATTTCTCGTGCTCGATCACACCTTACCATCCTAGGGATAGGTGCAGCTAAAGCTGGCCATACCAGGGGATGTGCAACTCTCACTCTGCGCTCATACCACTCGGATCAACCACTCACGATAAAGGCTCACATCCTCAGTGGTTTAACTGCTCGATTACCATCTGACCAAGTCCAAAACACCGACTTGGCACAGTACTCGCATCTCACGCTCGCAGATCCAGAGTTTGGAACCCCAGGTCCAACGGATGTCATCCTTGGAGCTGATTACTACGGCCAGGTCATCACTGGCGAGATCATCAAATGCAAATCTCCTGGATTACTCGCCCAAAATACAATCTTTGGCTGGATTATCATTGGTCCAGTCCAAGCTCGGCTCAACGAACCACTGAGAATTCATCATGCTGTCTCCAATCATCATGATCAAGATCTTCAAGACTTACTAACTCGATTCTGGCTCCAAGGAGAGGTCAGTCCAACTCAACTACGCTCATTAACTCCCGAAGAAGAGGCTTGTGAAGCTCACTTCCGGGACACTCACACTCGAGACAGTTCTGGCAGATACATCGTCAGACTGCCATTGGTATCAAACCCGCAACAACTGGGGAACTCATACACAGCAGCCCGTCGCTGCTTACAACATCTCATGCGACGGCTTGATCATGATGCTCGGCTCAAAACACTCTACATGAACTTCATGGCAGAGTATCTCGAACTCAAGCACATGGTGCCTGCGGCATCATCAACATCATCAATTCAATACTTCCTACCCCACCATGGGGTACTGAAGGAAGACAACAACAACTTCAAGATCCGTGTGGTCTTCAACGGCTCAAAACCAACCAGTTCAGGACTCTCACTCAACGACATCATGCATACCGGGCCAAAATTACTCGTTAACATCTTCGACGTACTCATCAGCTCGCGACAACACCGGTTCATCTTTATCACAGACGTTACCAAAATGTACCGACAGATTTTGGTTCATGAAAGGGACCAAGGTCTGCAACAAATACTCTGGTTTGATAAGGAAGGAAACATCATCCCCTTCAAACTTACTACAGTTACTTATGGGACGAAATCAGCTCCATTTCTTGCTGTTCGAGCCCTGATCCAATTGGTCGAAGATGAAGGACATAGATTCCCACTCGCAATCGATCCACTCACTAAAGGTCGGTATGTCGACGACATTTCCGGAGGCGCAGATGATCTCGAGTCATTGCAAGCAGTTGCAGATGATATCGAGGGTCTGTGCAAGGCGGGCGGATTCCCACTCGCCAAATGGGCAAGCAATCATCGCAAACTACTTCAGCTCAATCGTGCGGAAGCGAttacaaaatacaaaatagaGGATCCAGAAGTCAGCACCAAAATTCTTGGGATGTACTGGTCTTCAAACAAGGATCAATTCTCTTTCAAACACTCGCCATCATGCTCAACTCAACCATGCACAAAGCGTGCAATTCTATCAGAGATTGCTCAGATCTTTGATCCACTGGGATTCTTATCACCACTCATATTTCAAGCCAAAATGTTCATGCAAGAACTTTGGCTTGTAAAACTCGGCTGGGACACTCCATTGTCTGCCGAACTGCGTCAGAAATGGATTTCATTCAAGACTCAACTCAACATGATTCACATCATCAAGATTCCCAGATGGATCCACTCGTCCACGAACTCGGCTCTAGAAATCCATGGATTCTCCGATTGGCGATGGCTGCGGTAG
- the LOC130670455 gene encoding uncharacterized protein LOC130670455, whose protein sequence is MFKSVVINRAGLEDVERLHYLKTYLTSQAAQAIANTPLCNESFSLAWGAICKRYDVPRLLIGAQLDKLVKLPALTSRSSKQLYSLIDQTHEAINALLAQKVNLQDGDCYLLTHIIISKLDRSTREAWELSLGSSVEFPKLKQLRQFLTDRARAQERYEESTAKAGDQHKFSHSNSHSSSKGHKTSYAHMATSSAPKSAGISTPASAQPKVVAKAQYPCDLCQGDHYLVRCDQFGKMTPQQRTQLVIQARLCPNCFGHHRVESCNSQFTCRVCQEQHHSMIHPGIPATPARSAPAQTQ, encoded by the coding sequence ATGTTCAAGTCCGTCGTCATCAATCGTGCTGGCCTGGAGGACGTCGAACGTCTTCATTACCTAAAGACGTACCTCACAAGTCAAGCGGCTCAAGCGATCGCCAACACACCGTTGTGTAATGAAAGCTTCTCACTCGCCTGGGGTGCCATTTGCAAACGGTATGATGTACCTCGCTTACTCATCGGTGCTCAGCTCGACAAGCTGGTCAAACTTCCAGCACTCACCTCGCGCTCGTCAAAACAACTTTACTCGCTGATTGATCAGACCCACGAGGCGATCAATGCACTCTTGGCTCAAAAGGTCAATCTCCAGGATGGGGACTGCTACCTGCTCACTCACATCATCATCTCAAAACTCGACCGCTCAACTCGTGAAGCTTGGGAATTATCATTGGGATCTTCGGTGGAATTCCCAAAACTCAAACAGCTGCGTCAATTCCTGACGGATCGTGCTCGTGCTCAAGAAAGGTACGAAGAAAGTACTGCCAAGGCTGGTGACCAGCACAAATTCAGTCACTCGAACTCGCACTCAAGCTCCAAAGGCCATAAGACCTCCTATGCTCATATGGCAACATCCTCGGCTCCAAAATCGGCTGGAATATCAACACCAGCAAGCGCTCAACCCAAGGTGGTGGCCAAAGCACAGTATCCGTGCGACCTGTGCCAAGGTGATCACTACCTGGTCAGATGTGACCAGTTTGGCAAGATGACTCCACAACAACGAACTCAGCTGGTGATCCAAGCCAGATTGTGCCCAAACTGTTTTGGACACCACCGAGTCGAGTCTTGCAACTCGCAATTCACCTGCAGAGTGTGTCAGGAACAGCACCACTCTATGATTCACCCAGGAATCCCTGCAACTCCAGCTCGAAGTGCTCCTGCTCAAACTCAATAA